The window TACTTGAAATTTGTTGTTCATTTTCATTTGGATAAACAAATAGTTTGCTTTGACgtctttcttttaatttaagcTTTGACGTTGCTTTTAATTTAGggaggtttaacaaaacacttccggtactgttcacttttaacgaaaaaccacatttatacatttccctggtattattcactatacctttaaaaatggtttttcattaaaagggaagttttccatttaatttaattccaACTTTAAAACATTAGAAGTGCTTTTCAAGCTATTTGGTTTATCATTTGTGTGGGTGATGTGCAGAAATTggatttaaaaatttgaaaaatcttgCAAAACAAGGTGTTACAAGATTGAACTCGATAAATTTATCAAACTAGAACCCAATCTGAGTAAACTTGCACTCAATTGGAATCCGAGCCTAAATGAACTCGTACGAACCCGAGCTAACCCAAACCAAAATTGTGAAGGTTGATGTCAACCCACCCAACCCGCTTGAGTTGCATCCCTATCTATAGCCTAATCCTACCTATCGCTCTGCCTACCCCCACCAACGGAGACCCTTTGAAGAAGAGAACACCATAtcttcaaaacaagttcaaccAAGAACGTTAACTTGGAAGTTTGGAAACCTGGAATGTGAGATTGGTTGATTCTTGAGGTTAAAATGGGGATGTCCAAAGAtaaagtttgtgttgattattATCAAAACATGGTAAgtgaaaaaattatgaaatcaaGTAAAAAAGCATTTTCCTACCAAGAAATGCTATGGAGACTTTCAAAGTGAAACTCTCCATGGACTTTACCACCTCAtggtttaacgtcaatttttgTACCAACATTGtgcaaaaaacatgaggtgtCATAGAGTCCATTGCGAGTTCCACTTTTGAGAGTACTACCTACCAGACAACTGACAACTGACAACTGACAACTGGACATGCAATCACAAGTCAGGGTGACaccaaaatatataacaaaagtAATATGTTCCAACTGAATAAACTTGCTTACATACCACACCCCATTAGGGGGCAAAGTTTCCTTTTTGACAATCTCTTGTTCAAAAGATGAAACGACAAAACACAACCCGTTTAGGCTTTAACACTTCCCCCTCCGAGCCTCCCACCTCCCTTAAATTCGAAAACAACGACCCAAAACATCTCAAACCCACGATCTTTGACTATAAATTCTACTAGTGATACATCCAGTCAGTCTCAGCACCACACTATAATTTACAGAAGTTTGTTTATTGAAACACCATCGCCtacgcaaaacaaaaaaaaactgacTCTTCATACAAACATTACGTTCTTGACTACGGAGATATTGAGAACCCGAACTTTTGGGATTTTTTGATATTGAGGAAGAAACTACTTCTCAGCTGACGCGCACTTCTCCACTTGCATGTACTTCTTTGACTGTCTTGTCATactcgtcttcttcttctccctcgCCTTCTACATCTTCCTTTGTATCACCATCTTCTTCTCCCCAGCCAAAGCCTCCAATTGATCGGGAAACTGGAGGAGGATTTTTGGCTTCCTCCACTATCTTCATGATGTCTTCAATACTTTGGAGAGAAAAGGTTGGGTTTTCTTTTCTGTAGTAAACGGTTTGAGCTGCTTCTGTAAGCTCTCTCGGCAAGTTCTTTAAAAACCACGGGTGGTTCTTGATTTCTTTAATGGTGATCCTCTGAAACAAGAATTGAAGCCAGTTGAGCACATCATGGAAAAGTATGATAAGAaccaatatcaaattcacttaaGCATCTAATGTTCAACACTAGCACAATGATTCAAACTTTTATAATTCATTTCTTTTCGTTTTAGGGGCCACTAAAACCTCGGCAGGAGCAAATCGGATGAGACTGATTGTAAACAAAATATATGAGGACTGAGATGCATACCTCCATCTTCTCATTCTGAAGGTTAAAACATTAATTGGTTGTTAAGACAACTATTACGTTTGAGGTACCATCATGGATTTTTTATTCTTCCAAAGACTATCAAGGTAAAGATTGCAAGGGACACTTTATTATACGCCTAGTCTAGTAGCCTATTCTGTGTCAACAGCCTATATACACAAATTAATTTGATGTTGTCATAACAAGACAATGAGCCAATTGCCATTAACCTACAAAGTTCAGAAACCTAATGCTTCTTTTTTAAGTAAATATTATTGAAACTTGCCAGGCAACATATTATAATACATACCCTTCCTGGATTTGCAACAAAGATGCGAGAGAGGAGATGCCTACAATCTTGAGATATGTGAACATAGTCTGGGATCTTGTACTGAACAGACATTATTTTCTGCATCAAAAGAATGAAAAGGAAACTACACAGTTAAAGCGGAAAAAGGTTAATGATTAACTTTCAGGGCTGAATAAATAGTAAAATTACATTAATGGTTTTCCTGAAATTCTTTGGATCTTCTTGGTCTTCAAATGGATAAGCTCCCACCAGCATAACATACAGGGTTACTCCACATGACCACACATCTGCCAACTGGATGAACAGAAACGAAAATCAGATGATTGAACTGAAGTAAAAgctgtataatatatattttttgttgaaaatttcTATTTAAATTCTAAGCACAAAAGATTCAATGAACACGTGTATAACATCATTTAACTTCCTGCTCTCCCCAGGTAGGAGAACGGTTgaactccctaattcctagTTGTCATGTAAATGAACATTGCTATTACAGAAGCAAATTATTgagcaaaagaaaaaatgatcTGTGCTCTATAAACTATAAAGTCAAATACATCATGACGTCTAATCTACTACTCCAAgtttcaactcattttcatcATCATTGAATGATATACCTGCACCTTCAACCACCTACTTGGCACAACAAGAAATCACATAAAGAAATCTTATGACGCAATCCGGAAATACCATTTGTTGTAATGATTGGCTATCAACTAATCCTTAGAACAATATACAAGCATCTTTAAAATTGTAGTGCATCAATTACAGagaataatgaaaatgacaacaatgaaaaaaattaaagctacCTTGCCATCATACTCTCTTCGAGAAAGAACTTCAGGAGCAATATATGCAGGAGTTCCCACAGTTGATTTAGGCCTTGAATGCAGCAAGGATGACTACACAAATAAAGTTCATCAGAATATAGAACTTTTACATTTACCTTGAAATATCAAAAGCCTCTGACAGTATGTTCATTATAGAATTAAACCTTAGAATAACCAAAATCGCAAATTTTCAGGCGTGGAGCTGGGCTGCCATCCAGCAAGGTATTTTCCAGCTTCAAATCTCGGTGGCATATTTGCTGCACAGAAAGacaagagaaaaatgagaatcaCAGGTTAAGGGAAAAATCCATTGGAGATCACGAACTCTAACAATTCATATTATCTTTACCAGAGAATGACAGTAGCTAACTCCCGAGATAAGCTGCTGAAAAAAATACCTAGCCTGCAAAACCAACAAAATTTAACTATTTAAGATGAAGTTGTCACTTAGCAACTTAACAAATTAGCCACATCGGACAAAACACATTGGAGGGTTATCCAATCATAAGTATTGGCATGCTATAAGTATAGCTATcaatttcttcatcatttccagGATTTTATTAGGACACGAGTacaaaagtttttaaaaaattggAGCTTCTCATTAATCAAGATCAGTGATCAAACCTCATCTTCACTGAACCTTCCTGCATTGCAAATCCTCTCAAAGAGCTCTCCACCAGCCGCATACTCCATAACAATAGCAAGATGTGTAGGAGTCAAAACTACCTGAAATTCCAGAACCTCGTATTAGCACACTGAAACTGATAAGATTTGATTTGGATCCTTCAGAGTTTCAGAATGACGGAGACCATATCAATAAACACACACCTCCTTGAACCGAATGATGTTTGGGTGGCGAAGTGATCTATGGTTTATGATTTCCCTTGCCACATTCTCATCAATCTGCAACCAAACAATGGAATATACAGTTGATCACATACACATGTACACATACATATAATcatatgaaaataacaaaataatctGTTTCTTATGGATTCATTGAACGAAATGGAAAGATTCTAGCTTTTTCTGAGTACCAACTCCGAAATCAAACAAGTGGGTCCTATATGAGGTTTATAATTCTAAAAGAAATAAACTTCaatgcaaaaagaaaataagtaaAAGGTGGTATGAAATTACAGTGAAATAAAAAAGAGGGGGAAAGTAAGGACCTTGAGGCCGCGTTCGATGTATTTCATGGCGACGAGCTCTTTGGTCTCTTTGTTCCTCATAAGCCTGGCCACCCCAAAATTCCCAGATCCAATATCCTTAACAAGCTCGTACTTTTCCATTTTCTACGAtttatttcttcaaattttgcTGTTTCAGGCTCCGTATAGAAACTCCA of the Pyrus communis chromosome 1, drPyrComm1.1, whole genome shotgun sequence genome contains:
- the LOC137735289 gene encoding serine/threonine-protein kinase SRK2A translates to MEKYELVKDIGSGNFGVARLMRNKETKELVAMKYIERGLKIDENVAREIINHRSLRHPNIIRFKEVVLTPTHLAIVMEYAAGGELFERICNAGRFSEDEARYFFQQLISGVSYCHSLQICHRDLKLENTLLDGSPAPRLKICDFGYSKSSLLHSRPKSTVGTPAYIAPEVLSRREYDGKLADVWSCGVTLYVMLVGAYPFEDQEDPKNFRKTINKIMSVQYKIPDYVHISQDCRHLLSRIFVANPGRRITIKEIKNHPWFLKNLPRELTEAAQTVYYRKENPTFSLQSIEDIMKIVEEAKNPPPVSRSIGGFGWGEEDGDTKEDVEGEGEEEDEYDKTVKEVHASGEVRVS